A window of the Procambarus clarkii isolate CNS0578487 chromosome 79, FALCON_Pclarkii_2.0, whole genome shotgun sequence genome harbors these coding sequences:
- the LOC123764591 gene encoding trichohyalin-like, translating to MSGRLASCVHMSTAGVGHLGGLQEGTTAASAILEGYRREQRQASAILEGYRREQRQASAILEGNRREQRQASAILEGYRRGNGGRRTSWRATGGNNGGVGHLGGLQEGTTAGVGHLGGQQEGTTAGVGHLGGLQEGQRRASDILEGYRREQRQASAILEGYRREQRRASAILEGYRREQRRASAILEGYRREQRQASAILEGYRREQRQASAILEGYRREQRQASAILEGYRREQRQASAILEGYRREQRRTSDILEGYRREQRQASAILEGYRREQRRTSDILEGYRREQRQASAILEDYRREQRRASAILEGYRREQRQASAILEGYRREQRQASAILEGYRREQRRASAILEGYRREQRQASAILEGYRREQRQASAILEGYRREQRRASAILEGYRREQRQASAILEGYMREQRQASAILEGYRREQRRASAILEGYRREQRQASAILEGYRREQRQASAILEGYSREQRQASAILEGYSREQRRASAILEGYSREQRRASAILEGYRREQRQASAILEGYRREQRQASAILEDYRREQRRASAILEGYRREQRRVSAILEDNRREQRQASAILEGNRRENSVPGNSEKIRSGHSLPSTKDQRRCHDVTTHVTLYS from the exons ATGTCAGGACGTCTAGCGTCGTGTGTTCACA TGTCAACGGCGGGCGTCGGTCATCTTGGAGGGCTACAGGAGGGAACAACGGCggcgtcggccatcttggagggcTACAGGAGGGAACAACGGCAggcgtcggccatcttggagggcTACAGGAGGGAACAACGGCAggcgtcggccatcttggagggcAACAGGAGGGAACAACGGCAggcgtcggccatcttggagggcTACAGGAGGGGCAACGGCGGGCGTCGGACATCTTGGAGGGCTACAGGAGGGAACAACGGCggcgtcggccatcttggagggcTACAGGAGGGAACAACGGCAggcgtcggccatcttggagggcAACAGGAGGGAACAACGGCAggcgtcggccatcttggagggcTACAGGAGGGGCAACGGCGGGCGTCGGACATCTTGGAGGGCTACAGGAGGGAACAACGGCAggcgtcggccatcttggagggcTACAGGAGGGAACAACGGCGggcgtcggccatcttggagggcTACAGGAGGGAACAACGGCGggcgtcggccatcttggagggcTACAGGAGGGAACAACGGCAggcgtcggccatcttggagggcTACAGGAGGGAACAACGGCAggcgtcggccatcttggagggcTACAGGAGGGAACAACGGCAggcgtcggccatcttggagggcTACAGGAGGGAACAACGGCAggcgtcggccatcttggagggcTACAGGAGGGAACAACGGCGGACGTCGGACATCTTGGAGGGCTACAGGAGGGAACAACGGCAggcgtcggccatcttggagggcTACAGGAGGGAACAACGGCGGACGTCGGACATCTTGGAGGGCTACAGGAGGGAACAACGGCAggcgtcggccatcttggaggacTACAGGAGGGAACAACGGCGggcgtcggccatcttggagggcTACAGGAGGGAACAACGGCAggcgtcggccatcttggagggcTACAGGAGGGAACAACGGCAggcgtcggccatcttggagggcTACAGGAGGGAACAACGGCGggcgtcggccatcttggagggcTACAGGAGGGAACAACGGCAGGCGTCGGCTATCTTGGAGGGCTACAGGAGGGAACAACGGCAggcgtcggccatcttggagggcTACAGGAGGGAACAACGGCGggcgtcggccatcttggagggcTACAGGAGGGAACAACGGCAggcgtcggccatcttggagggcTACATGAGGGAACAACGGCAggcgtcggccatcttggagggcTACAGGAGGGAACAACGGCGggcgtcggccatcttggagggcTACAGGAGGGAACAACGGCAGGCGTCGGCTATCTTGGAGGGCTACAGGAGGGAACAACGGCAggcgtcggccatcttggagggcTACAGCAGGGAACAACGGCAggcgtcggccatcttggagggcTACAGCAGGGAACAACGGCGggcgtcggccatcttggagggcTACAGCAGGGAACAACGGCGggcgtcggccatcttggagggcTACAGGAGGGAACAACGGCAggcgtcggccatcttggagggcTACAGGAGGGAACAACGGCAggcgtcggccatcttggaggacTACAGGAGGGAACAACGGCGggcgtcggccatcttggagggcTACAGGAGGGAACAACGGCGGGTGTCGGCCATCTTGGAAGACAACAGGAGGGAACAACGGCAGGCGTCGGCCATCTTGGAAGGCAACAGGAGGGAAAATTCCGTCCCAGGCAATAGTGAGAAGATCAGGTCAGGTCATTCTCTACCATCAACTAAGGATCAGAGACGTTGCCATGATGTTACAACCCACGTAACTCTGTATAGTTGA